In the Octopus sinensis linkage group LG17, ASM634580v1, whole genome shotgun sequence genome, one interval contains:
- the LOC115220700 gene encoding serine/arginine repetitive matrix protein 2 isoform X10 gives MVCKSGVVGPKKSEQLTISHGVVSDSQNKSGPNETEPLSSEMETVIIQGTDFAKEFEKPNDRASHIKIGRAKQKIIGNQGTILQCTSLNVASSNNRSDGKLNAVAQKPTVAQSVETATKKNDGPCRTSDLEGSAASSCSAVKTNCKKAGSTAVPVTTSCTITAASGRKDGSFVGRGNVQLVNTSCITKGKILTRPTPIVPPPLRPNDNSKTMRRNSAFTNMRPVVPNPGNIFPGSTPPRVRNPGSNFNTPRPGVCVQGNLYGRPNVPMGNVRNARQMGMVNRFNTPRSVGGILVRPSGSPLMRPTCPGTKGNQLIMSSVSNIVNPKIAGSSKQNVKANSNTTTTTTMTTTTSTSSTTTTTATTTTTTTPTTTTTTTINNVNIKNNVTFTNSKSKALASDGNSGKANNGRNLVKSKPESNKVISETKTQVNTSNSTLDLDVTKKISNNNNTTTNKSANVGATKFSENSQVNVASSSSTKSNSIVKVASSTAVHTVPSSSSSITNDKLIITTTTNTATAIKASLKPSGTISTSLPNSTPVASVSGQLQSSCTETKEKEQHPPDSTGAEESCDVLDDSEGSKSAISFSFCRKMGQKLSSSVPFGKERDEKLLHSGESEREPKEIKAAEETSDSVEKGDAEKSEKSSEEKPAAKELPPAGMPFLKVLNKEQTLELDWPVEMIQYTKTQPPITYSCNPLFFDFSELLPKNKSQKSDDVSKTKVKGKSEEMSTVKVEVNSFTNKDELKESKPLARKSKKKKRKLSTQHHSDEDEPKAKKKKKKKHKKKEHKTEEGVSGKDDNKNVSVESGKNKRHKKKKKRSHQSGTKSDTELGDGGEAVRNKSSHKSKHKKHKSRKSKKKRHKSDEFEKQSQSGHESEEETTGPYGIGLKNKQLKKRKSQLKSESGNVSSEEETTAAASDNSKVTKVHKTKVKLVGVDRSELPELDSKQSTAAATTTAISMGEEEKPDVSKKRPVSVGTSGSLFESMDDCKKISKEETVCVKAGSSSERKRHSGDTDSPLSKRKASKNPCIKSEEDTWSKMENLFEARFDPEGNKASWDTSSDSDVESPVNSCLKSKNNSEVFKRKKNGDESIQTDKKENNKNNNNSNNNNNSNNNNSNNKSAFSSSKVDSRIENYHQSSGSDTDQPSCSVQKSYKRKKCYSGESHHSESQCRSREHSYSSSYSDRDSHYSDKSKHRHSRSHSSSNSRSRSRSRSVSYERHGSHRGRRYSYSSYSEDDYRYRRRRTASRSCSRHRSRTRSSSYSHSRRYRSYSSEHRSYTSSSSRSRSRSESRGRSRSYSYSRSHSKSSSYSRSRSRSRSYHKSHSKSRSPHKSKSDYRHKSSPEPRYSSSYSTKKYSQSLQSKKSDNDKSGKLDPAKIPMPGDIKDGGSDQQDKSKGKSSPGESTKSATPVSEASTATTSVTSKADTAGQSNNSDAKPSSGGLKNIPLPPFQVAEAAHLTPENQTRPPPPPPQLIPPPRFPAAANDNLLHPLPDLSQPPPSAAIIPTCPPPPPPPPPPLNMNMPALPPTRMGAPSLYGHLSLPTREPTPMNVPPPPPPPRTPLPFTPRSVTRLEQTKDGSVVVKPAIEQNIQSLPATPSLLPLVVEAVEKEMTPPLPPPKSPPPQPPPPPKKEDEKKSCEDISPMPLPIIPPEQAEQYKHLQEMAQKHALKQQRRQHQKETGQVEESDDDESMEMEGQVSTVVSDEETDEQPGILALPEPEPQHLQQQILLPQAQHAGSPVIAHHPMVPFSQQQQIMIPPNALLQSQGTFPIQAGGPVIAIPQMSHGAAHHHHPHHALAGHHALHHHLHATAAGLPIAAAAHPFHHQLIAAPSQLMPLASPQPLLTQIHPPGSIIIGHQVYIPRFPRAI, from the exons aaaATTATTGGTAACCAAGGAACTATTCTTCAGTGTACCAGTCTGAATGTTGCCAGCAGCAATAACAGAAGCGATGGCAAACTTAATGCTGTTGCCCAAAAACCTACAGTGGCTCAATCTGTTGAAACTGCAACAAAGAAAAACGATGGGCCTTGCCGAACAAGTGACTTAGAAGGAAGTGCAGCTAGCAGCTGTTCTGCTGTCAAGACAAACTGCAAAAAAGCTGGAAGTACTGCTGTGCCAGTTACTACTAGTTGTACGATAACAGCTGCCTCAGGAAGAAAGGACGGAAGCTTTGTTGGAAGAGGAAATGTCCAACTAGTCAATACTAGTTGTATTACCAAAGGAAAGATTCTCACAAGACCAACTCCTATTGTTCCTCCACCTTTAAGACCTAATGATAATTCAAAAACTATGAGACGTAATTCAGCTTTTACAAACATGAGACCAGTTGTTCCGAACCCTGGGAATATATTTCCTGGTTCTACTCCACCAAGGGTTCGAAATCCTGGCTCCAACTTCAATACACCTCGACCAGGTGTTTGTGTACAAGGCAATTTATATGGTAGACCAAATGTTCCAATGGGCAATGTGAGGAATGCCAGACAGATGGGTATGGTGAACAGATTCAACACCCCCCGATCAGTGGGTGGAATACTTGTGCGACCAAGTGGTTCTCCTTTGATGCGACCAACATGTCCTGGAACTAAGGGTAATCAGCTAATTATGTCCAGTGTTTCTAATATTGTGAATCCAAAGATTGCAGGTTCTAGCAAGCAGAATGTCAAAGCGAattctaatactactactactactactatgactactactactagtacttcatctactacaactactacagcaactactactactactacaactccaaccacaactactactacaactattaataatgttaatattaaaaataatgtgaCTTTTACCAACTCTAAAAGCAAGGCATTAGCATCAGATGGAAATAGTGGCAAGGCCAACAATGGGAGGAATTTGGTAAAATCAAAACCTGAATCAAACAAAGTGATTagtgaaacaaaaacacaggTGAACACAAGTAACTCTACTCTTGATTTAGATGTCACTAAAAagatcagcaataataataatactactactaataaaagTGCCAATGTTGGTGCTACTAAGTTTTCTGAGAACAGTCAAGTAAATgtagctagtagtagtagtactaagtCGAACAGTATTGTAAAAGTTGCAAGTAGCACAGCAGTACATACAGTGCCATCTTCCAGCTCATCTATTACAAACGACAAgttaatcatcaccaccaccactaatactgctACTGCTATAAAAGCAAGCCTCAAACCAAGTGGAACTATTTCTACAAGTTTACCAAATTCTACTCCAGTTGCTTCTGTCAGTGGACAGTTACAATCTTCATGTACTGAAACTAAAGAAAA gGAACAACATCCACCAGATTCCACTGGGGCAGAAGAGAGCTGTGATGTATTGGATGACAGTGAAGGATCTAAAAGTGCcatttcattctctttttgtcgaaAAATGGGGCAAAAGTTATCATCTTCGGTTCCATTTGGTAAGGAAAGAGATGAAAAACTGTTACATTCtggtgaaagtgagagagaacctAAAGAAATTAAAGCAGCTGAAGAAACCAGTGATAGTGTTGAGAAAGGTGATGCAGAAAAGTCTGAGAAGTCTTCTGAAGAGAAGCCAGCTGCTAAAGAATTGCCACCTGCTGGAATGCCATTTTTAAAAGTTCTTAACAAAGAACAAACCCTTGAGTTAGACTGGCCTGTTGAAATGATCCAGTATACAAAGACTCAGCCCCCCATAACCTATAGCTGTAATCCTCTCTTCTTTGACTTCAGTGAATTATTACCGAAGAATAAATCTCAGAAAAGCGATGATGTTTCTAAAACTAAAGTAAAAGGGAAAAGTGAGGAGATGTCAACTGTGAAGGTGGAGGTAAATAGCTTCACTAACAAGGATGAACTGAAGGAAAGTAAGCCATTGGCAAGGAAGTCTAAGAAGAAAAAGCGAAAATTGTCCACTCAACATCACTCTGATGAAGATGAACCaaaagcaaagaagaagaagaaaaagaaacacaagaaGAAAGAGCATAAAACAGAGGAAGGTGTTTCTGGCAAAGATGATAATAAGAATGTGTCTGTGGAAAGTGGGAAGAATAAAAgacataagaagaaaaagaaacgatcTCATCAATCTGGCACCAAGTCTGATACTGAGTTAGGAGACGGTGGTGAAGCAGTTCGGAACAAGAGTTCacataaaagcaaacataaaaaacACAAGTCAAGAAAATCCAAGAAGAAAAGGCACAAAAGTGATGAGTTTGAGAAGCAATCCCAAAGTGGCCATGAGAGCGAAGAGGAAACTACAGGTCCATATGGCATCGGTCTGAAAAATAAacagttgaagaaaagaaaatcacaacTGAAATCTGAAAGTGGTAATGTTTCTTCAGAAGAAGAAACTACAGCAGCAGCATCTGATAATAGTAAGGTCACCAAAGTTCACAAAACCAAAGTTAAATTAGTAGGTGTTGATCGAAGTGAATTACCTGAGCTGGACTCTAAGCagtccactgctgctgctactactactgccattTCTATGGGTGAAGAGGAAAAACCTGATGTAAGTAAGAAAAGGCCTGTGAGCGTTGGTACTTCTGGTTCTTTATTTGAATCTATGGATGATTGtaagaaaatttcaaaagaagaaaCTGTTTGTGTAAAGGCTGGTTCTAGCAGCGAGAGGAAGCGCCATTCTGGTGATACTGATTCCCCTTTAAGTAAGAGGAAAGCATCTAAAAATCCTTGTATAAAGAGTGAAGAAGACACATGGAGTAAAATGGAAAATCTATTTGAAGCTCGCTTCGACCCGGAAGGGAACAAAGCATCATGGGACACAAGCAGTGATAGTGATGTTGAATCCCCTGTTAATTCATGTTTGAAGTCTAAAAATAACAGTGAAGTCTTTAAGAGAAAGAAGAATGGTGATGAATCTATACAGaccgataaaaaagaaaataataaaaataataataatagcaacaacaacaataatagtaataacaataatagtaataataaaagtgCATTTTCAAGTTCGAAAGTTGACTCCCGTATTGAAAATTATCATCAAAGCTCTGGAAGTGATACGGATCAGCCTTCTTGCTCTGTACAGAAAAGCTACAAACGAAAGAAATGTTATTCTGGTGAGAGTCATCACAGTGAGAGTCAGTGTCGAAGCAGGGAACATTCTTATAGCTCATCTTACAGCGATAGAGACTCGCATTATTCAGACAAATCAAAACATAGGCACTCTAGGTCACATTCATCCAGCAATTCTCGATCGAGGTCACGATCACGGTCAGTGTCCTACGAAAGACATGGTTCTCACAGAGGTCGACGTTACTCCTACAGTAGTTATTCGGAAGACGACTATCGTTACAGGCGCAGGCGTACGGCATCACGCTCTTGCAGCCGGCACCGGTCTCGAACTCGTTCCAGCTCGTACAGTCATTCTAGAAGATACAGATCCTATTCCAGTGAACACCGGTCATACACTAGCAGCAGTAGCCGGTCAAGAAGTCGATCAGAGTCACGGGGTCGCTCTCGCTCATATTCCTACTCACGATCACACTCCAAATCTTCCTCCTACTCGAGGTCGCGATCAAGGTCACGGTCGTATCATAAGTCTCATTCAAAGTCACGCTCACCCCACAAATCTAAATCAGATTACAGACACAAAAGTAGTCCAGAACCCAGATACAGTTCTTCTTACTCGACCAAAAAATATTCTCAAAGTCTTCAGAGTAAAAAGAGTGACAATGATAAAAGTGGTAAGCTTGATCCTGCTAAAATTCCAATGCCTGGTGATATCAAAGATGGTGGAAGTGACCAACAGGACAAAAGTAAAGGGAAAAGTTCCCCAGGAGAAAGTACCAAGTCAGCTACACCTGTCAGTGAAGCTAGCACTGCAACCACCAGTGTCACTAGCAAGGCTGACACAGCTGGGCAGAGCAACAACAGTGATGCAAAACCAAGCAGTGGTGGCTTGAAAAATATTCCCTTGCCTCCTTTCCAAGTGGCAGAGGCTGCCCACTTGACACCCGAAAATCAAACACGCccaccccctccccctccccaacTCATACCTCCACCGCGCTTCCCAGCTGCTGCAAATGATAATCTCTTGCATCCTCTACCTGACCTCTCGCAGCCACCACCCTCTGCGGCCATCATTCCTACCTGCCCACCACCCCCTCctcccccaccgccaccactcaACATGAACATGCCTGCACTGCCACCTACCAGAATGGGGGCACCGTCATTGTATGGCCACCTCAGCCTGCCCACTCGGGAGCCAACACCCATGAATGTTCCACCTCCGCCACCTCCTCCAAGAACGCCGCTACCATTCACACCTCGGTCGGTGACACGCCTGGAACAGACCAAGGATGGTAGTGTTGTTGTAAAACCTGCAATAgaacaaaatatacaaagcctGCCAGCCACCCCCAGTTTGCTGCCTTTAGTTGTGGAGGCTGTGGAGAAGGAAATGACACCACCTCTTCCACCCCCTAAGTCGCCCCCACCCCAACCACCCCCTCCACCCAAGAAAGAGGATGAGAAAAAGAGCTGTGAAGATATCTCGCCAATGCCACTCCCTATCATCCCTCCAGAACAGGCAGAGCAGTACAAGCACTTACAGGAGATGGCACAGAAACATGCATTAAAGCAACAGAGGCGTCAGCATCAGAAGGAGACAGGCCAAGTTGaagagagtgatgatgatgagtcaatGGAAATGGAAGGGCAGGTTTCGACTGTAGTGTCTGATGAAGAGACCGATGAGCAACCTGGAATTTTGGCTTTGCCGGAACCTGAACCTCAGCACTTACAGCAGCAGATTCTCTTACCGCAGGCGCAACACGCCGGTAGCCCAGTCATTGCACACCACCCTATGGTGCCGTTCTCTCAACAGCAGCAGATAATGATCCCTCCAAATGCGTTGCTCCAGTCTCAGGGCACGTTTCCAATCCAGGCTGGAGGACCAGTTATCGCCATTCCACAGATGTCTCATGGAGCAGCCCATCACCACCATCCGCACCATGCTTTGGCTGGTCACCATGCTCTCCACCATCACTTACATGCAACTGCTGCTGGGCTACCAATAGCTGCTGCAGCCCATCCATTTCATCATCAACTCATCGCGGCTCCCAGTCAACTTATGCCATTGGCTTCACCTCAGCCACTCCTCACTCAGATACACCCCCCAGGCTCAATAATTATAGGTCATCAGGTATATATACCAAGGTTCCCCAGAGCTATTTAA
- the LOC115220700 gene encoding serine/arginine repetitive matrix protein 2 isoform X6 yields the protein MEPTLLFCFAILILHSGKSGVVGPKKSEQLTISHGVVSDSQNKSGPNETEPLSSEMETVIIQGTDFAKEFEKPNDRASHIKIGRAKQKIIGNQGTILQCTSLNVASSNNRSDGKLNAVAQKPTVAQSVETATKKNDGPCRTSDLEGSAASSCSAVKTNCKKAGSTAVPVTTSCTITAASGRKDGSFVGRGNVQLVNTSCITKGKILTRPTPIVPPPLRPNDNSKTMRRNSAFTNMRPVVPNPGNIFPGSTPPRVRNPGSNFNTPRPGVCVQGNLYGRPNVPMGNVRNARQMGMVNRFNTPRSVGGILVRPSGSPLMRPTCPGTKGNQLIMSSVSNIVNPKIAGSSKQNVKANSNTTTTTTMTTTTSTSSTTTTTATTTTTTTPTTTTTTTINNVNIKNNVTFTNSKSKALASDGNSGKANNGRNLVKSKPESNKVISETKTQVNTSNSTLDLDVTKKISNNNNTTTNKSANVGATKFSENSQVNVASSSSTKSNSIVKVASSTAVHTVPSSSSSITNDKLIITTTTNTATAIKASLKPSGTISTSLPNSTPVASVSGQLQSSCTETKEKEQHPPDSTGAEESCDVLDDSEGSKSAISFSFCRKMGQKLSSSVPFGKERDEKLLHSGESEREPKEIKAAEETSDSVEKGDAEKSEKSSEEKPAAKELPPAGMPFLKVLNKEQTLELDWPVEMIQYTKTQPPITYSCNPLFFDFSELLPKNKSQKSDDVSKTKVKGKSEEMSTVKVEVNSFTNKDELKESKPLARKSKKKKRKLSTQHHSDEDEPKAKKKKKKKHKKKEHKTEEGVSGKDDNKNVSVESGKNKRHKKKKKRSHQSGTKSDTELGDGGEAVRNKSSHKSKHKKHKSRKSKKKRHKSDEFEKQSQSGHESEEETTGPYGIGLKNKQLKKRKSQLKSESGNVSSEEETTAAASDNSKVTKVHKTKVKLVGVDRSELPELDSKQSTAAATTTAISMGEEEKPDVSKKRPVSVGTSGSLFESMDDCKKISKEETVCVKAGSSSERKRHSGDTDSPLSKRKASKNPCIKSEEDTWSKMENLFEARFDPEGNKASWDTSSDSDVESPVNSCLKSKNNSEVFKRKKNGDESIQTDKKENNKNNNNSNNNNNSNNNNSNNKSAFSSSKVDSRIENYHQSSGSDTDQPSCSVQKSYKRKKCYSGESHHSESQCRSREHSYSSSYSDRDSHYSDKSKHRHSRSHSSSNSRSRSRSRSVSYERHGSHRGRRYSYSSYSEDDYRYRRRRTASRSCSRHRSRTRSSSYSHSRRYRSYSSEHRSYTSSSSRSRSRSESRGRSRSYSYSRSHSKSSSYSRSRSRSRSYHKSHSKSRSPHKSKSDYRHKSSPEPRYSSSYSTKKYSQSLQSKKSDNDKSGKLDPAKIPMPGDIKDGGSDQQDKSKGKSSPGESTKSATPVSEASTATTSVTSKADTAGQSNNSDAKPSSGGLKNIPLPPFQVAEAAHLTPENQTRPPPPPPQLIPPPRFPAAANDNLLHPLPDLSQPPPSAAIIPTCPPPPPPPPPPLNMNMPALPPTRMGAPSLYGHLSLPTREPTPMNVPPPPPPPRTPLPFTPRSVTRLEQTKDGSVVVKPAIEQNIQSLPATPSLLPLVVEAVEKEMTPPLPPPKSPPPQPPPPPKKEDEKKSCEDISPMPLPIIPPEQAEQYKHLQEMAQKHALKQQRRQHQKETGQVEESDDDESMEMEGQVSTVVSDEETDEQPGILALPEPEPQHLQQQILLPQAQHAGSPVIAHHPMVPFSQQQQIMIPPNALLQSQGTFPIQAGGPVIAIPQMSHGAAHHHHPHHALAGHHALHHHLHATAAGLPIAAAAHPFHHQLIAAPSQLMPLASPQPLLTQIHPPGSIIIGHQVYIPRFPRAI from the exons aaaATTATTGGTAACCAAGGAACTATTCTTCAGTGTACCAGTCTGAATGTTGCCAGCAGCAATAACAGAAGCGATGGCAAACTTAATGCTGTTGCCCAAAAACCTACAGTGGCTCAATCTGTTGAAACTGCAACAAAGAAAAACGATGGGCCTTGCCGAACAAGTGACTTAGAAGGAAGTGCAGCTAGCAGCTGTTCTGCTGTCAAGACAAACTGCAAAAAAGCTGGAAGTACTGCTGTGCCAGTTACTACTAGTTGTACGATAACAGCTGCCTCAGGAAGAAAGGACGGAAGCTTTGTTGGAAGAGGAAATGTCCAACTAGTCAATACTAGTTGTATTACCAAAGGAAAGATTCTCACAAGACCAACTCCTATTGTTCCTCCACCTTTAAGACCTAATGATAATTCAAAAACTATGAGACGTAATTCAGCTTTTACAAACATGAGACCAGTTGTTCCGAACCCTGGGAATATATTTCCTGGTTCTACTCCACCAAGGGTTCGAAATCCTGGCTCCAACTTCAATACACCTCGACCAGGTGTTTGTGTACAAGGCAATTTATATGGTAGACCAAATGTTCCAATGGGCAATGTGAGGAATGCCAGACAGATGGGTATGGTGAACAGATTCAACACCCCCCGATCAGTGGGTGGAATACTTGTGCGACCAAGTGGTTCTCCTTTGATGCGACCAACATGTCCTGGAACTAAGGGTAATCAGCTAATTATGTCCAGTGTTTCTAATATTGTGAATCCAAAGATTGCAGGTTCTAGCAAGCAGAATGTCAAAGCGAattctaatactactactactactactatgactactactactagtacttcatctactacaactactacagcaactactactactactacaactccaaccacaactactactacaactattaataatgttaatattaaaaataatgtgaCTTTTACCAACTCTAAAAGCAAGGCATTAGCATCAGATGGAAATAGTGGCAAGGCCAACAATGGGAGGAATTTGGTAAAATCAAAACCTGAATCAAACAAAGTGATTagtgaaacaaaaacacaggTGAACACAAGTAACTCTACTCTTGATTTAGATGTCACTAAAAagatcagcaataataataatactactactaataaaagTGCCAATGTTGGTGCTACTAAGTTTTCTGAGAACAGTCAAGTAAATgtagctagtagtagtagtactaagtCGAACAGTATTGTAAAAGTTGCAAGTAGCACAGCAGTACATACAGTGCCATCTTCCAGCTCATCTATTACAAACGACAAgttaatcatcaccaccaccactaatactgctACTGCTATAAAAGCAAGCCTCAAACCAAGTGGAACTATTTCTACAAGTTTACCAAATTCTACTCCAGTTGCTTCTGTCAGTGGACAGTTACAATCTTCATGTACTGAAACTAAAGAAAA gGAACAACATCCACCAGATTCCACTGGGGCAGAAGAGAGCTGTGATGTATTGGATGACAGTGAAGGATCTAAAAGTGCcatttcattctctttttgtcgaaAAATGGGGCAAAAGTTATCATCTTCGGTTCCATTTGGTAAGGAAAGAGATGAAAAACTGTTACATTCtggtgaaagtgagagagaacctAAAGAAATTAAAGCAGCTGAAGAAACCAGTGATAGTGTTGAGAAAGGTGATGCAGAAAAGTCTGAGAAGTCTTCTGAAGAGAAGCCAGCTGCTAAAGAATTGCCACCTGCTGGAATGCCATTTTTAAAAGTTCTTAACAAAGAACAAACCCTTGAGTTAGACTGGCCTGTTGAAATGATCCAGTATACAAAGACTCAGCCCCCCATAACCTATAGCTGTAATCCTCTCTTCTTTGACTTCAGTGAATTATTACCGAAGAATAAATCTCAGAAAAGCGATGATGTTTCTAAAACTAAAGTAAAAGGGAAAAGTGAGGAGATGTCAACTGTGAAGGTGGAGGTAAATAGCTTCACTAACAAGGATGAACTGAAGGAAAGTAAGCCATTGGCAAGGAAGTCTAAGAAGAAAAAGCGAAAATTGTCCACTCAACATCACTCTGATGAAGATGAACCaaaagcaaagaagaagaagaaaaagaaacacaagaaGAAAGAGCATAAAACAGAGGAAGGTGTTTCTGGCAAAGATGATAATAAGAATGTGTCTGTGGAAAGTGGGAAGAATAAAAgacataagaagaaaaagaaacgatcTCATCAATCTGGCACCAAGTCTGATACTGAGTTAGGAGACGGTGGTGAAGCAGTTCGGAACAAGAGTTCacataaaagcaaacataaaaaacACAAGTCAAGAAAATCCAAGAAGAAAAGGCACAAAAGTGATGAGTTTGAGAAGCAATCCCAAAGTGGCCATGAGAGCGAAGAGGAAACTACAGGTCCATATGGCATCGGTCTGAAAAATAAacagttgaagaaaagaaaatcacaacTGAAATCTGAAAGTGGTAATGTTTCTTCAGAAGAAGAAACTACAGCAGCAGCATCTGATAATAGTAAGGTCACCAAAGTTCACAAAACCAAAGTTAAATTAGTAGGTGTTGATCGAAGTGAATTACCTGAGCTGGACTCTAAGCagtccactgctgctgctactactactgccattTCTATGGGTGAAGAGGAAAAACCTGATGTAAGTAAGAAAAGGCCTGTGAGCGTTGGTACTTCTGGTTCTTTATTTGAATCTATGGATGATTGtaagaaaatttcaaaagaagaaaCTGTTTGTGTAAAGGCTGGTTCTAGCAGCGAGAGGAAGCGCCATTCTGGTGATACTGATTCCCCTTTAAGTAAGAGGAAAGCATCTAAAAATCCTTGTATAAAGAGTGAAGAAGACACATGGAGTAAAATGGAAAATCTATTTGAAGCTCGCTTCGACCCGGAAGGGAACAAAGCATCATGGGACACAAGCAGTGATAGTGATGTTGAATCCCCTGTTAATTCATGTTTGAAGTCTAAAAATAACAGTGAAGTCTTTAAGAGAAAGAAGAATGGTGATGAATCTATACAGaccgataaaaaagaaaataataaaaataataataatagcaacaacaacaataatagtaataacaataatagtaataataaaagtgCATTTTCAAGTTCGAAAGTTGACTCCCGTATTGAAAATTATCATCAAAGCTCTGGAAGTGATACGGATCAGCCTTCTTGCTCTGTACAGAAAAGCTACAAACGAAAGAAATGTTATTCTGGTGAGAGTCATCACAGTGAGAGTCAGTGTCGAAGCAGGGAACATTCTTATAGCTCATCTTACAGCGATAGAGACTCGCATTATTCAGACAAATCAAAACATAGGCACTCTAGGTCACATTCATCCAGCAATTCTCGATCGAGGTCACGATCACGGTCAGTGTCCTACGAAAGACATGGTTCTCACAGAGGTCGACGTTACTCCTACAGTAGTTATTCGGAAGACGACTATCGTTACAGGCGCAGGCGTACGGCATCACGCTCTTGCAGCCGGCACCGGTCTCGAACTCGTTCCAGCTCGTACAGTCATTCTAGAAGATACAGATCCTATTCCAGTGAACACCGGTCATACACTAGCAGCAGTAGCCGGTCAAGAAGTCGATCAGAGTCACGGGGTCGCTCTCGCTCATATTCCTACTCACGATCACACTCCAAATCTTCCTCCTACTCGAGGTCGCGATCAAGGTCACGGTCGTATCATAAGTCTCATTCAAAGTCACGCTCACCCCACAAATCTAAATCAGATTACAGACACAAAAGTAGTCCAGAACCCAGATACAGTTCTTCTTACTCGACCAAAAAATATTCTCAAAGTCTTCAGAGTAAAAAGAGTGACAATGATAAAAGTGGTAAGCTTGATCCTGCTAAAATTCCAATGCCTGGTGATATCAAAGATGGTGGAAGTGACCAACAGGACAAAAGTAAAGGGAAAAGTTCCCCAGGAGAAAGTACCAAGTCAGCTACACCTGTCAGTGAAGCTAGCACTGCAACCACCAGTGTCACTAGCAAGGCTGACACAGCTGGGCAGAGCAACAACAGTGATGCAAAACCAAGCAGTGGTGGCTTGAAAAATATTCCCTTGCCTCCTTTCCAAGTGGCAGAGGCTGCCCACTTGACACCCGAAAATCAAACACGCccaccccctccccctccccaacTCATACCTCCACCGCGCTTCCCAGCTGCTGCAAATGATAATCTCTTGCATCCTCTACCTGACCTCTCGCAGCCACCACCCTCTGCGGCCATCATTCCTACCTGCCCACCACCCCCTCctcccccaccgccaccactcaACATGAACATGCCTGCACTGCCACCTACCAGAATGGGGGCACCGTCATTGTATGGCCACCTCAGCCTGCCCACTCGGGAGCCAACACCCATGAATGTTCCACCTCCGCCACCTCCTCCAAGAACGCCGCTACCATTCACACCTCGGTCGGTGACACGCCTGGAACAGACCAAGGATGGTAGTGTTGTTGTAAAACCTGCAATAgaacaaaatatacaaagcctGCCAGCCACCCCCAGTTTGCTGCCTTTAGTTGTGGAGGCTGTGGAGAAGGAAATGACACCACCTCTTCCACCCCCTAAGTCGCCCCCACCCCAACCACCCCCTCCACCCAAGAAAGAGGATGAGAAAAAGAGCTGTGAAGATATCTCGCCAATGCCACTCCCTATCATCCCTCCAGAACAGGCAGAGCAGTACAAGCACTTACAGGAGATGGCACAGAAACATGCATTAAAGCAACAGAGGCGTCAGCATCAGAAGGAGACAGGCCAAGTTGaagagagtgatgatgatgagtcaatGGAAATGGAAGGGCAGGTTTCGACTGTAGTGTCTGATGAAGAGACCGATGAGCAACCTGGAATTTTGGCTTTGCCGGAACCTGAACCTCAGCACTTACAGCAGCAGATTCTCTTACCGCAGGCGCAACACGCCGGTAGCCCAGTCATTGCACACCACCCTATGGTGCCGTTCTCTCAACAGCAGCAGATAATGATCCCTCCAAATGCGTTGCTCCAGTCTCAGGGCACGTTTCCAATCCAGGCTGGAGGACCAGTTATCGCCATTCCACAGATGTCTCATGGAGCAGCCCATCACCACCATCCGCACCATGCTTTGGCTGGTCACCATGCTCTCCACCATCACTTACATGCAACTGCTGCTGGGCTACCAATAGCTGCTGCAGCCCATCCATTTCATCATCAACTCATCGCGGCTCCCAGTCAACTTATGCCATTGGCTTCACCTCAGCCACTCCTCACTCAGATACACCCCCCAGGCTCAATAATTATAGGTCATCAGGTATATATACCAAGGTTCCCCAGAGCTATTTAA